In Macadamia integrifolia cultivar HAES 741 unplaced genomic scaffold, SCU_Mint_v3 scaffold2048, whole genome shotgun sequence, the following are encoded in one genomic region:
- the LOC122065524 gene encoding uncharacterized protein LOC122065524 has protein sequence MKALYWNIRGIKKVAARLALSNILREKRPDFLCIAEPMIPSDAFPTFLFNKLGFDPGFIHNERVDGVSNLWLIWRRGVAKPVVLSSSEQQISRVVSDHAPILVVSEGSKRPKNCPFRFQRFWTEHEGFLNAVKTSWENDISGSPMLVMAQKLKRLKVFLRSWAKENFSNFNLEMMEAKKCIEEIQTEIDRDGISNSYAKEADAKTRYLKAIQNYEKLWAEKSRSRWRDQGDRCSKLFHILVKIRRMKNSNKSLKIVDGTLISDKEQIKEYVTGYYEHFHKGIPLTNHMDLLQCIPNVLEEWDRGRLDGIPSDTEIKSAVWDLDPDSAPGPDGFPGAFYKSCWDIISSDVCKAIRWFFRTGFMPCGINNNFLILIPEIEGTLSLEKFRPLCMGNFFCKIISKVLAMQLSCVRPKIISEEQGAFQKGKIIHSNISLASELANMMLASTRGGGMGLKIDIHKAFDTISWNFIFHVLRRFGFSEKWTSWIHQILVSARISILLNGGPVGYFGVEKGLRQEDPISPMLFIIAEEVLCRGLSEHLANNSIKALSGPRGAIIPTHILFVDDSFSGQKINLDKSKLFLGSVPAPRKQAIAEELVRWDLCCRPKDEGELGLRRLRDINKAILCNMFWRVKHEKSLACKFLRVRFLRGDGSFKKSYKPSSIWPGFRKMWDFVSSKEAWTIGNGKSINFWLDKWLGGKSMLELVGLEGESSLHCKGKVSDFIDNFKWKLPNVISPLLHDIFEKIRTIKIPSYPCEDMCLWSLSSDGIFKSNSTWEDIRIRNPKVPWFSLIWGKKMQPRVSIFGWRMVHDKLPTDDAIQKKGIDLASKCSLCGMEAETSTHIFLQCSYSEDIWLFFCGCFNVPWKKAGTMSDFLKWWRRKQKLVCCKEAWIMELLIVTDHIWRERNSRRHDGKARPARYLKQMILEDIQCAKPSTKGEVKTTTDLICYRKLGIPIQCSPPQSILEVFWCRPEVNWIKLNFDGSSRGNLGHAGVGGIFRDRRGGVLDSYKIFMGVSKVFEAEIEGLMVGLMRAWELGITCLWVETDSSAVAISIQQKKIPWFALQRWIFLQPYLESITWKITHNFREANSIADYLARDVAKTGISATNIDFPTHIKDLIRRDAEGRPNYRFD, from the exons atgaaagccctctattggaatattagagggataAAGAAGGTTGCCGCAAGGTTAGCTTTGAGcaatattttaagggaaaaaaggcCTGATTTCCTCTGCATCGCCGAACCTATGATTCCCTCTGACGCCTTTCCTACGTTTCTCTTCAACAAGTTGGGTTTCGACCCTGGTTTCATCCATAACGAGCGAGTAGACGGTGTCTCAAATCTATGGCTGATTTGGCGAAGAGGTGTAGCAAAGCCTGTTGTGCTATCGTCTTCTGAGCAGCAAATCTCT AGAGTGGTGTCTGACCATGCTCCCATTCTGGTGGTGTCTGAAGGTTCTAAAAGACCAAAAAACTGTCCTTTTCGATTCCAGAGGTTCTGGACAGAACATGAGGGCTTTCTAAATGCAGTTAAGACCTCCTGGGAGAATGACATTTCTGGATCGCCAATGCTGGTTAtggctcaaaaattaaaaagattgaagGTCTTCCTGCGCTCCtgggcaaaagaaaatttttcaaattttaatttggagatgatggaggcaaAAAAATGCATAGAGGAGATCCAGACTGAAATTGACAGAGATGGGATAAGCAACTCTTATGCcaaagaagctgatgcaaagacAAGATACCTGAAGGCCATacaaaattatgagaaattgtGGGCTGAAAAATCTCGTTCTAGATGGAGGGATCAAGGAGATAGATGCTCAAAACTTTTTCACATCTTAGTGAAGATACGGCGAATGAAGAACTCCAATAAATCTCTAAAGATTGTTGATGGGACCCTGATCTCTGATAAAGAGCAAATCAAGGAATACGTCACGGGATATTATGAGCATTTTCACAAAGGCATTCCCCTTACCAATCACATGGATTTATTGCAATGCATTCCAAATGTTTTGGAAGAATGGGATAGAGGTCGATTAGATGGTATTCCCTCTGACACTGAGATCAAGAGTGCAGTGTGGGATCTTGATCCAGATAGTGCTCCTGGTCCAGATGGATTTCCTGGAGCTTTTTATAAATCATGTTGGGACATCATATCTTCAGATGTGTGCAAGGCTATCAGATGGTTTTTCAGAACAGGTTTCATGCCTTGcggaattaataataatttcctgATCTTGATTCCTGAAATTGAAGGAACACTATCCCTGGAAAAATTCAGGCCGTtgtgcatgggaaattttttttgtaaaataatatcaaaggtTCTGGCTATGCAATTATCGTGTGTTCGTCCAAAAATTatttctgaggagcagggggccttccagaaagggaagatcattcATTCCAACATATCTCTAGCCTCGGAGCTGGCAAACATGATGCTTGCATCCacaagaggtggaggtatgggtttaaaaattgatatccataaGGCGTTTGACACCatctcttggaattttattttccatgttCTGAGGAGATTTGGCTTTTCTGAAAAATGGACCTCTTGGATCCATCAGATCCTTGTTTCTGCCAGAATATCAATTCTGCTAAATGGTGGCCCTGTTGGATACTTTGGTGTGGAGAAGGGTCTGAGACAAGAAGATCCGATCTCGCCAATGCTGTTCATAATTGCTGAAGAGGTTCTTTGTAGAGGCTTATCTGAGCACCTAGCCAATAACAGCATTAAAGCTCTATCGGGTCCTCGTGGTGCTATTATCCCTACACACATtctatttgttgatgat AGCTTCTCCggccagaaaataaatttagacaaaagcaagcttttcttgGGATCTGTTCCTGCCCCTAGAAAGCAAGCCATTGCGGAAGAGCTTG tcaGATGGGATCTATGTTGTAGGCCTAAGGATGAAGGTGAGTTGGGGCTGCGAAGGCTCAGAGACATAAACAAAGCCATACTCTGTAATATGTTCTGGAGGGTCAAGCATGAGAAATCCTTAGCATGCAAATTCTTAAGGGTGAGATTCCTGAGGGGTGATGGTTCCTTCAAAAAGTCCTATAAGCCTTCTTCGATTTGGCCTGGATTTAGGAAGATGTGGGATTTTGTGTCCTCCAAAGAAGCCTGGACGATTGGAAATGGGAAAAGCATTAATTTCTGGTTGGATAAATGGTTAGGCGGAAAATCCATGCTAGAGCTAGTTGGCCTGGAGGGAGAGTCGAGTCTTCACtgcaagggaaaggtcagtgacTTCATTGATAATTTCAAATGGAAATTGCCAAATGTTATCTCCCCTTTGCTAcatgatatttttgagaaaattcgaACCATTAAAATTCCCTCTTATCCCTGTGAAGATATGTGCCTGTGGAGTCTATCATCTGATGGGATTTTCAAATCTAACTCTACCTGGGAAGATATTAGGATCCGTAACCCGAAAGTGCCATGGTTCTCTCTGATTTGGGGCAAAAAGATGCAACCCAGGGTGTCTATCTTTGGTTGGAGAATGGTGCACGACAAGCTCCCTACAGATGATGCTATTCAAAAGAAGGGCATAGACCTTGCCTCTAAATGCAGCTTATGTGGAATGGAGGCTGAGACATCGACTCATATATTCCTTCAATGCTCCTACTCCGAAGATATATGGCTCTTTTTTTGTGGGTGCTTCAATGTGCCATGGAAGAAAGCTGGAACCATGTCCGATTTCCTCaaatggtggagaagaaaacagaaattagTTTGCTGCAAAGAGGCGTGGATCATGGAGTTACTAATAGTGACTGATCATATTTGGCGCGAAAGAAATAGTAGAAGGCATGATGGCAAGGCAAGACCGGCAAGATAcctgaagcagatgattctagAGGATATTCAGTGCGCAAAGCCAAGCACCAAAGGTGAAGTTAAAACAACGACTGATCTCATTTGCTACAGGAAGCTTGGTATTCCGATTCAGTGTTCTCCACCTCAATCGATCTTAGAGGTTTTCTGGTGCAGACCCGAGgtaaattggattaaattgaattttgacgGAAGCTCAAGGGGGAACCTAGGTCACGCAGGTGTAGGCGGGATTTTTCGTGATCGCAGGGGAGGCGTTCTTGactcctataaaatttttatgggagTCTCGAAAGTCTTCGAAGCTGAAATCGAAGGCCTTATGGTGGGGCTGATGCGTGCTTGGGAGCTGGGCATTACATGTCTGTGGGTAGAGACGGATTCTAGTGCTGTTGCAATCTCTatccaacaaaagaaaattccatggtttgctttgCAGAGATGGATCTTCCTCCAGCCATATTTGGAGAGTAtcacatggaaaataactcataACTTCAGAGAAGCGAACTCAATTGCCGACTACCTGGCTAGAGATGTGGCGAAGACAGGGATATCAGCCACAAATATCGATTTTCCTACCCACATTAAGGATCTTATCAGAAGAGATGCCGAGGGCAGGccaaactatagatttgattag